Proteins encoded together in one Telopea speciosissima isolate NSW1024214 ecotype Mountain lineage chromosome 6, Tspe_v1, whole genome shotgun sequence window:
- the LOC122665173 gene encoding alcohol dehydrogenase-like → MEVRLKILYTSLCHTDVYFWEAKGQNPLFPRIYGHEAGGIVESVGGVTDLQLGDHVLPAFTGECKECDHCKSEESNMCSLIRINTDRGVMISDGKSRFSINGKLIYHFVGISTFIGK, encoded by the exons ATGGAGGTTCGTTTGAAGATCCTCTACACCTCCCTCTGCCATACTGATGTCTACTTCTGGGAGGCCAAG GGACAAAATCCCTTGTTTCCTCGCATTTATGGGCACGAGGCAGGAGG GATTGTGGAGAGTGTGGGAGGAGTGACAGATCTCCAACTAGGAGACCATGTCCTACCAGCGTTCACAGGGGAATGCAAGGAGTGTGACCACTGCAAGTCAGAGGAGAGCAACATGTGCAGTCTCATCAGGATCAATACAGACAGGGGTGTGATGATCAGTGATGGAAAGTCAAGGTTCTCGATCAATGGGAAGCTCATCTACCACTTCGTCGGTATTTCAACCTTCATTGGAAAATGA